One window of the Falco biarmicus isolate bFalBia1 chromosome 2, bFalBia1.pri, whole genome shotgun sequence genome contains the following:
- the COL8A1 gene encoding collagen alpha-1(VIII) chain → MAVLLFPVQLLAVALTIYLELVRSAQGGVYYGIKQLPPQVPQYQPLGQQVPHMPLGKEGIPMQHMGKEMPHMQYGKEYPHLPQYMKEVPQMPLLGKDMAPKKEKEMPMRSLRGEQGPPGEPGPRGPPGPPGLPGHGVPGAKGKPGPQGYPGIGKPGLPGMPGKPGVMGPPGPRGEMGPKGEVGPMGIPGPQGPPGPHGLPGIGKAGAPGLQGQPGPKGEPGMKGPPGAPGIPGPKGEKGIGIPGLPGLKGPPGLPGPPGPVGLPGVGKPGMVGFPGPQGPLGKPGPPGELGLQGPPGAPGIQGPPGLPGVGKPGQDGIPGQPGFPGGKGEQGLPGLPGPPGLPGVGKPGFPGPKGERGVGGLPGPLGPKGEKGHAGPPGMGGPPGEPGQPGLPGIMGPPGAAGFPGPKGEGGAVGPPGPVGPKGEPGLQGFPGKPGFPGEVGAPGLRGLPGPTGPKGEAGHKGLPGMPGVPGLVGPKGEPGLPGAQGLQGPSGIPGIAGPSGPIGPPGLPGAKGEPGLPGPPGFPGVGKPGAVGLQGPPGKPGALGPPGQPGLQGPPGPPGPPGPPVIIPPTPPAVGQYMPEVGPGIDGVKPPYGYMGKKGKAGGAIYEMPAFTAELLTPFPRVGVPVKFDKLLYNGRQNYNPQTGIFTCEIPGVYYFAYHVHCKGASVWVALFKNNEPLMYTYDEYKKGFLDQASGSAVVQLMHGDKVYVQMPSEQAAGLYAGQYVHSSFSGYLLYPM, encoded by the exons atggctgtgctgctcttccctgtgcagctgctggcagtggctCTCACCATTTACCTAGAGCTGGTGAGGTCTGCTCAAGGTGGCGTCTACTATGGGATCAAGCAGTTGCCACCCCAGGTGCCCCAGTACCAACCCCTCGGACAACAAGTACCTCACATGCCCCTCGGCAAAGAAGGCATCCCAATGCAGCACATGGGCAAGGAGATGCCCCACATGCAGTATGGGAAAGAGTACCCCCATCTGCCTCAGTACATGAAGGAGGTCCCGCAGATGCCTCTGCTTGGCAAGGACATGGCTCCCAAGAAAGAGAAAG AAATGCCCATGCGTAGTCTGAGGGGCGAGCAAGGTCCCCCTGGTGAGCCTGGACCAAGAGGGCCGCCGGGGCCACCAGGATTACCGGGTCATGGTGTGCCCGGAGCCAAAGGAAAACCAGGCCCACAAGGATATCCAGGAATTGGGAAGCCAGGTTTGCCAGGGATGCCGGGGAAACCAGGGGTCATGGGCCCCCCGGGGCCAAGAGGGGAGATGGGGCCGAAGGGGGAGGTCGGTCCTATGGGGATACCTGGGCCACAAGGACCACCGGGGCCTCACGGGCTGCCAGGCATAGGGAAAGCAGGtgctccagggctgcagggacagccagGGCCGAAGGGTGAGCCCGGGATGAAGGGGCCCCCGGGAGCCCCCGGGATCCCAGGGCCAAAAGGGGAGAAGGGCATCGGGATCCCGGGTCTGCCAGGACTGAAGGGCCCGCCTGGGCTACCCGGTCCCCCCGGCCCCGTGGGACTGCCGGGGGTCGGCAAGCCGGGCATGGTCGGCTTCCCAGGCCCGCAGGGACCCCTGGGCAAACCTGGGCCCccaggagagctgggactgcagGGGCCCCCGGGGGCCCCCGGGATCCAAGGCCCTCCTGGCCTGCCCGGCGTCGGCAAACCCGGCCAGGACGGCATCCCCGGCCAGCCAGGCTTCCCGGGCGGTAAAGGGGAGCAGGGCCTACCGGGCCTGCCGGGGCCCCCTGGCCTCCCTGGCGTGGGGAAGCCAGGCTTCCCTGGCCCCAAGGGTGAGCGTGGTGTGGGTGGCCTGCCTGGCCCCCTGGGGCCGAAGGGTGAGAAGGGGCACGCTGGGCCACCTGGCATGGGGGGTCCGCCGGGGGAGCCGGGTCAGCCGGGACTGCCGGGCATCATGGGCCCCCCGGGGGCTGCTGGCTTCCCAGGACCCAAAGGAGAGGGTGGTGCCGTGGGGCCACCGGGACCTGTCGGCCCCAAGGGCGAACCCGGCCTGCAGGGCTTTCCGGGAAAGCCGGGCTTTCCTGGGGAAGTGGGGGCCCCCGGGCTGCGCGGGCTGCCAGGCCCCACTGGGCCCAAGGGGGAGGCCGGACATAAAGGCTTGCCAGGGATGCCAGGCGtcccagggctggtggggccGAAGGGTGAGCCGGGGCTCCCTGGCGCCCAGGGGCTTCAGGGCCCTTCGGGCATCCCAGGCATCGCAGGACCCAGCGGTCCCATCGGCCCCCCAGGACTGCCAGGGGCGAAGGGGGAGCCCGGCCTGCCTGGACCCCCTGGCTTCCCCGGTGTGGGCAAGCCTGGTGccgtggggctgcagggacccccaGGGAAGCCCGGGGCACTGGGTCCCCCTGGCCAGCCGGGGCTCCAGGGGCCACCCGGCCCCCCTGGGCCCCCAGGTCCCCCAGTCATCATCCCACCCACTCCACCGGCCGTGGGACAGTACATGCCTGAGGTGGGGCCAGGGATCGATGGCGTCAAGCCCCCCTACGGCTACATGGGCAAGAAGGGCAAGGCTGGCGGCGCCATCTATGAGATGCCTGCGTTCACAGCAGAGCTCCTCACCCCCTTCCCCCGGGTTGGGGTGCCCGTGAAGTTTGACAAGCTCCTCTACAACGGCCGGCAGAACTACAACCCCCAGACAGGGATCTTCACCTGCGAAATCCCCGGTGTCTACTACTTTGCCTACCACGTCCACTGTAAAGGGGCCAGCGTCTGGGTGGCATTGTTCAAGAACAACGAGCCGCTGATGTACACCTACGATGAGTACAAGAAGGGCTTTCTGGACCAGGCTTCAGGCAGCGCCGTTGTCCAGCTGATGCACGGAGACAAGGTTTATGTTCAAATGCCATCTGAGCAGGCTGCAGGACTCTATGCCGGGCAGTACGTTCATTCATCTTTTTCAGGATATTTATTGTATCCcatgtaa